A stretch of Equus przewalskii isolate Varuska chromosome 11, EquPr2, whole genome shotgun sequence DNA encodes these proteins:
- the LOC103560516 gene encoding olfactory receptor 5B3-like: protein MDNKTEVMQFILVGLTDNPELHIPLFIMFTLIYLTNVVGNLGMILLILMDSHLHTPMYYFLSNLSLVDLCYSSAVTPTVVAGFITGDKIISYNACAAQMFFFAAFATTENFFLASMAYDRYAAVCKPLHYTTTMTTSMCARLIIGCYACGFLNASIHVGNTFRLPFCMSNVVHHFFCDIPAVLALSCSDRLVSELVLLYVASFNVFFALLVILISYLFIFITILNKHSSAGYQKALFTCASHLTAVSIFYGTLIVMYLQPSSSHSMDTDKTASVFYSMIIPMLNPVVYSLRNKDVKSAFKKVLLETKLSVCL, encoded by the coding sequence ATGGACAACAAGACAGAAGTGATGCAGTTTATCCTTGTAGGACTAACTGATAACCCAGAATTGCATATCCCTCTCTTTATAATGTTCACTCTGATTTATCTCACAAATGTGGTTGGAAATCTGGGGATGATTCTGCTGATTCTCATGGACTCTCATCTACACACTCCCATGTATTATTTTCTCAGTAACTTGTCTCTGGTAGACTTGTGTTACTCTTCAGCTGTCACTCCCACAGTCGTGGCTGGGTTTATTACAGGAGACAAGATCATTTCCTACAATGCATGTGCTGCTCAGATGTTCTTTTTTGCAGCTTTTGCCACTACAGAAAATTTTTTCTTGGCATCAATGGCTTATGACCGCTATGCAGCAGTGTGCAAACCCCTGCATTACACCACCACCATGACAACAAGTATGTGTGCACGTCTGATCATAGGCTGCTATGCCTGTGGTTTTTTGAATGCTTCCATCCACGTTGGGAACACATTCCGTCTTCCCTTCTGTATGTCCAATGTGGTCCAtcactttttctgtgatattCCAGCAGTCTTGGCTCTGTCTTGCTCTGATAGGCTTGTGAGTGagttggttcttctttatgtAGCCAGCTTCAATGTCTTTTTTGCTCTCCTGGTCATCTTGATATCCTACTTATTCATATTTATAACCATCCTAAACAAGCACTCATCTGCAGGATACCAGAAGGCTTTATTcacctgtgcctcccacctcaCTGCAGTCTCCATCTTCTATGGGACTCTTATTGTAATGTACTTACAGCCGAGCTCCAGTCATTCCATGGACACAGACAAAACGGCGTCTGTGTTCTATAGTATGATTATCCCCATGCTCAACCCTGTTGTCTATAGCCTGAGAAACAAGGACGTCAAGAGTGCATTCAAAAAGGTTCTTCTGGAGACAAAATTGTCTGTATGTTTGTGA